In [Phormidium] sp. ETS-05, the genomic window AGTCAAGTGAGTTTCCTTGATGATTTCCGTAGAAAAGTAAAACTTGTACCTTTCCATCAAATCTCGCAGGGGCATTTCTCCGCCGTACAACTGCTCCCGGAAATCTGGTTCCTTAATCAGGTGAAACATATCAATAATCACCGTTTTGCCCGCTGCCCGTGCCACCAGAGCCGCAATGGCAGAAGTCCCACTTTTAGGATTGCCTAAAATAATCACTGGCGCCGGATGAATCCGGGAAAACTTCATCAGATAAGAAGTTTTGAGCTGCGCCGCCGCCTTTTGTAAAGGCCGGAGGGGCTGCTTCATCGATTCGGGAATGATATCTTTAATTTTGCCAGCCATTTACCTCTTCTTCGCTCCTAGTTATTGGTTATTGGTCATTTGTCATAGGTCACTTGTCATATCAAGTCTGGGGTCATGGTTCTGGTTTTTTCTAGCAGTTCTCAAGAGCCCCCCGGTCGGTGAGGGAAGCAGAACCGATGCTGAACTGCCTTTTGGCTTCCCCAGTTATTCACTTTCCGATGCCAGACAAATGCCCGTAAAGCCAGTTGCTGAAACAATGTTAATTATACCGATTGATTGTCCTCCCTCCTCCCGGTCTGATCGATGGCGCCGGTTCCTCCTCGAGATTATCCTCTGGCAGGAGGGGAGGTTCAGTGTTTCTGCCCACATCCGCGTATTGCACCTGTGGCCACAGACTAATTGAGACATAAAGCACCCAAGGGAGAGTATTTCCTACCAAAAGCCGGGTTTCCGAGACATTATTGAGAATTAAAATCGTAACAAACATCATCGGCCAAAGACTTTCGGCAGTTTTAGTATAGTGAATCCAGCTAACCCCCCGTTTGATGGTGAGAAAAAAGCCGATTAAGAATATCCCCAAACCCAACAAACCCAGCTCCGCCGCCAGGTCGATAAACCCATTGTGACCGTACAAAGGACGCCAGTTGACGTTCCGCCAAATCACGGCTGAAGGACCCCGCCAGCTAATCCAAAATGACTTAAACCCATAACCCAGCCAGGGTTTTTCCGCCATCAGGGGAAACATCAGTTTCCACAGGGGCACTCGTCCAGAGAGGTCAGGACTCTTATCGAGAGCCTCAAAAAAGGCATCTAGATTATCCACAAACAACGTTCCCGCCACACCACCAGAGAGTACAGTAACAATTAAAAAGTACATCATCATGCCGTAGCGAAACCGCAATCCCTGCAAGATGGGCACCATCATCATCACCGTCAAAAAGCCCACCCGACCGCCCCCAGATTTGGTCTGAAACACCAGAAACACTGATAGGAAAAAGCCCAACCAAGCGAGCCAGCGCTTTTTGATATCACTGTGAGCCAGTACCCAAAACACTGCTGTGGCAATAACTACATTCGTTGCCATTGCATTTTTGTGGCGGTAGATACCTCGCCAAGCACCACCGTGAATCCCTGACATGACGCCGTAATTGCGGACGCCGAAACCATATATGACGCAAAAGAACCCTGTAATGCCAAAGGCAATACCTAAAAGACGCAATTGCTCTTTGTAGGTGTAGCGAGTGCCAAAGTAAAAGGCAAATATAGTGGTGCCCACTAGCTCTCGGGCGAATTTTTGGGTTGTGGGGGGCTCGATAGACCAGAAAAAGGAAACAACGGCAATCAGGACTAAGATGAGGGGGAATTTCCCTCCCAAAAATAGCCCTCGAGCGCATTTTTTCCAATGGGCGAAGATAAAGAAGGCACTGGCGCCATAGATGGCGTAGTAGGATAGGTCTCGCACAGCCCCCGTAAACTGCAGTTCAAAAGCGCCGCTAAATATGACGATCGCCAAGACTGCAAAAAGTTGTTCAAAGGCAAGGCTGAGCCTAATTCCGGTGCGAATTAATGGGTGTAAATACATGGCAGGGATAGGCAAATTGTAGATGCAGCATTGGCGGTTGATGCCGGGGCTGCACTATCAAGCATAAATCGCTATTTTCCCAGACTGGAATTGCCGGATGAAACCATTTCACCATAAACAGATAAATAACGGCGAGCTTGGATTTCCAGGGTGAACTCGGTTTCTACCTTTTCTCTGGCGCGCTGGGAGAGTTTTTGGTGACGAGAACCATTTTCTAGTACCCAAGCGATGCCTTGAGCCAAGTCATCTATATTATATGCTGCTGCTAGATAACCATTTTGCTCATGTTCAATCATATCGGGCATCCCCCCAATATCAAACGCCACGCAGGGAGTGCCGCAGGCGAGGGATTCCATAATTGTATTGGGCAGGTTATCTTGCAAGGAAGGCAGCACAAATACATCGGCGGCGCTATATGCCAGCACTAAAGATAGCTCGTCCCCCAGCTTGCCCAGATAATGACATTTAAAGCCTAATTCCTCGCTTAGGCGACCGTGGGAGGCACCAAATACGACTAACTCAATCTTATCTTGCCAGCCGGATTTACTTAATTGTAGCAGGGCGGCTTGCAATGGCTCGAAACCCTTGCGCTTGTGGGTGGTTGCCCTCATGGCACCAAATAGCACCAGTTGTTTGTCTTGGGGTAATTCGAGCAGCGATCGGGCCGTATGGCGATCGAGGGGGCGGTATTTTTGCACATCAATGCCATTAGGAATCACTTCGACCCGGGTTTTGGCAAATAGGGCACTCTCCCGAGTGCATTTTGCCAACCACTTACTGGGGGTGACAATGGTTAAATTCAGGTTTTCCCAGGCTTTGCGCTTGCGTTGCCATACCCAGTGGGATAAATCTCCCGGTTTGGAGCTTTGCAGTTGGGGACAGGCGCCACAGGATGTCTCGTAGCGATCGCACTCCAAAGCGTAATGACAGCCCCCCGTAAACCCCCACATATCGTGGAACGTCCATACAATGGGCTGATGCAGCTTCTGAAGGGTGGCGATATTGACAAATCCTTCCCCCACCCAGTGCAAATTCACCACATCCGGGTTGAGCTGCTGCACTTTTGTCGCCACCCGATCGGGCAACCACCCCAGAGAATAAGCCTCCTTCGTTCGCCCGGGATAAACCTGCATCGGCAACCGGTCCAGAGTCTGCCGCAGCTTCGCCACCTCTTGTTCCAGCTTTTTAACCGGTTCGATTACCCTTGGGTCATCGCTGAGTTTTCTTTGCACCAACAACTTTGAATCTACTTGCATTCCCAGTAGCCCTTGATGCAATCTAAATGCAGCTCTTGCCGCTCCTCCCTCAATATCCGTTGTATTCACCAACAGCACTTTCATCATCTACACACCTTCACCATTTCCATTTCTCAGATAATCATCATTTCTAGCCGTCAAACCCAACCAAATCTGTAAGACACCCCGTCTCTTCCAGAAGGTTGCTTTGAAATGCACCCGCTGTATTGCCTACAGTATAAGCACTTTTCCTCCCTTTTGCCTAGACTTATGTCTCTTTCTCTACCTCTCCACTGGTTTTTCCCCCTAAATTCCCCCCATTACTCGCCATATCATCATATATTTGTTACAATCATATATTACAGCCTGTTCATAAATAACCCGATCAGATCTCAAAGTCCCTCTCCCTCTCTGGGAGAGGGATTTAGGGTGAGGGCAATGTGTTAAGCGAATGGTGAACAGGCTGTAACTATCAACCCAACCAAATTAATTTACCAAATTTTCATCAATTGCTTTTTCATAAAAAAAACTATCAGGCATTGTTTTTAATTAATAGTTCAGTCATTGGCGCGTGATGTGCATTTTTCATGGCCACAGCTTCCACCGCAAATCCATACCTATGGGCGCGCTGACGGACTTCTTCCGTATTATCATAGGTCATCAAAAAATTACCCTTCAGGCGGCTAGCTATATCAAAAATTTGTTCGTGGTTAATTTCCCAATGTTTATAAAGACGCTTTCCAGCTTTTTTACCGGCATCACTATAAGGAGGATCGATAAAAAATACTGCGTCTGTTCGGCTGACATTATGCAACAAAACTTCCATGCCGTCTCCAGGGATAAAACTGATTTTCTGCCGAATCGACATAATATCTAAAATCCGCTTTTTTAGAGTTTCTGGATACCAGCGAGATTTTAAGCCCATGCCATGTTCTCCCAGTTTAATTTTTCCGGCACCCGGAGCAAGAATACCACCTCGATTAATCCGGTTTTTTAGGATAGTTTGAAAAGCCTTTTCTTTGGTTGATATATTCCTCTGAGAGAGTATATAATTAACTGTATCCGGGGAAAAATCAAAAGCAGCAATTTGATTGGCAAGCCATTCCGCCTCTGGGGAAAGCATCGTCAACCACACCGCTGCAACGTCTGCATCCAACTCCGCGATCGTCACATGATGAGCCAACTGCTCAAAAGCCACAGTGAGGCTGACAATTCCCCCACCAGCAAAAGGCTCGATAAATTCCATCGGTGGTACTTCCTGGCTCGCCAGCCAGCTCCTGATTCGTGGAACGAGCCAAGTTTTCCCCCCCGGATACCGAAAAGGACTGCGCAGGGGAACAGCAGTATTTGAGCTATATTGATGTGATTCAAATAGAGATAGTTGCTGCATGAGTACAATAAATCTACAATATGTCGGTCAGTGTTGGTGCATCCGGGGGATTGTCCAGGCGATCGTCCAGTTTTTCTTGGATATAATTAACAAATTCTTCTATGAGTCCAGCTTCTGGAATGGTCAAGCGTTCTAAAGCGGGCTGAAATAAAGTATAAACTGTCTTATACTTAGTAATTGATAAATTTGGCGCTTTTCATCGTACTGTAAGTCGTAAACTAGCCAGACCATTTCTGCCAATTCCCTGTCAACTTCTGGAATTTCGGGCAGCTTGCTGTAAAATCCTTTATGCAAAGCCACAGCAATTCTCTTCCCCCATGTTTTAAAAATACCTCCTTTATATATTAGCTGCGGCGCTAGACGTTTCCGCGAAGATGATAAATAGTCAGGACGCGGATAGTTTGTGGGACTGTTCCAGTCCATATTAAAATGCCCGGATTTTCCATGTAGTATTCAAATGGTAGCCTCACATTGCCAGAAATGTACACACCTTGCACTTCTAAGGCTCCAAAATCAATTATCCTGCCTCGGTCATCATAAGCAACGATAACCACGTCAATATTCCCAGCCGACTGTCCATTTTTATCGTTGAGGCGAATTTCTGTAAGAGAAGTCCATTTCGTCGTTTCGGGAAAAAAGAACTGGGCTGCATCTTCAGCTATGAGCCAATCCTGACGGAAGCGAATTGGACAGGTAATAGCCAAATCATCTCCTTCATATACACTGCAAACACCCAAAGGGTCATTGGCTTTATCTTTAGTGCAAGAAGGAACTTTATTGTTGTATGGGCAAAGTCTATTTTGACGGTATCTCTGAGCCGCCTGTGATAGGTTATGAATGGGAAATCCAAAAACTTCTCCCAGTGGTTGTTTTGGCATAAACATCAACATTTTATGAATCAAATAAATTTGACAACAATCCCGGCAATAAAACCAATAAGATTTGTAACTTTATCAATGCCAGCAATGACGATATTACACAATCATCCCTCATATTACCGCCGATTCCAATAACCTAATCGTCCCTACGCGGGCATCGATTTCCGCTTCCACCCCCAGGGGAACCGTGAATTTATCCCGAATGTGACCGATCGCCGACCCATACCACGCCGGAATCCCCAAAGGTTTGATCATATCCTGCAACACCTGATTCAAAGTGAGGGATGGTTCGTCCCCTTCTCCCGCCGTGCAATCCGTACATTCCGCAAAAATGAACCCAGCTAATTTATCCAAAATACCCGCAATTTTTAGCTGAGTTAACAATCTATCAACACTATAGATATTTTCCTCAATTTCTTCTATAAATAAGATAGTTTGACCCCAGTCGGGCAGGTAATTAGACCCCAACATGGAAGCAATTACAGATAAATTACCCCCCAAAAGTCGCCCCATAGATTTGCCACTGGTGATAGTTTGCACCCGCAGGGTAGGGGGATTGCGCAGGGTGACAGATTCCCCAGCAAATAGCAGACGCTGAAAATAATTTACCGAAAAAGAATTCCAGCTAGAAATCCCAACCGGTCCGTGAAATGTCACCATCCCGGTCTGGGCATAAATTGCCAATAATAAAGATGTGATATCGCTGAAACCGATAATAATTTTGGGATTTTGGCGAATCAGATTGTAGTCTAGAAGAGGTAAAATGCGGTTGCACCCCCAACCGCCGCGCATGGTGATAATGGCTTTTACCGTAGGATCGCGAAACATATTATTCACATCTGTAGCGCGGTTTTCGTCTCTACCAGCCAGATAACCGTATTCGTCGAGGATATGAGCGCCTAATTTAGCTTTTAATCCCAGTTGATTCATTACTGCTACCGCATCCGCCACATCTTCCCGATCGACCGGAGACGCCGGACTGATTAAACCCACAGTATCTCCTAGTTGCAACCGGCGAGGTTTGAGAACTGTGGGTGAATTGGCAGCAGCAATTTTGGGCAATTGACTTGCCAATATGGTCATCCCTAGAATTTCCCCGAATTGTCGCCGCGATATTTTCGCCATTTTCCCTATCCCCGTTTTGCCATTATGATGGCTTCATCCTAATATGTTACCATACAAAGGACAAAGGACAAAGGACAAAGGACAAAGGACAAAGGACAAATCATTATTTTTGCCAAGGTGGAGCGGAGTAGTCCAGGGGGAGCTGGAAACTGCCCGGTTTTGGTTGCACCCAGGGTAGTTGTCGGCTGAACGATATGGACATCGTACCATCACTGTTTAATTGATAAATCCACCGCTCACCCGGACAAACTTTTGATGGCAGATCTGGTAGTTCTGAGGGCCATTTCCCTGTAGTTGCTGCTGCTGTCTTCGCTGCCAATACTTGCGCCGTCAGCTCCCAGTCTAGCATCACTTTGCCTGTATTTTGCCATTGACCGGCCCAATCGGGCATACCGAGACGACCCAAATCATTCCACCAGGCGATCGCGTCCGATCGCTCTCGCTCAAAAGCATCTTTATCAAAAGTGCAGACATTTTCCCCCTCCAACTTAGCAAATGCCAGCCGGTTTTTGGCAGTTGTATCCATTGCGGATAACTGTAAATACATTAACTCCAGCGGTTGCAACGCCATATTCCCCTCATCCTTGGGAGGGAATTGCACCAACCCGTACATCATCCAAGCTTCTAACATCAAAGCCCGCTCCAGGGATTTTTGGTAATCCACTGCCATCATATTTGCCAGCCCCTCTGGCGGGAGAGCATGGAGTTGGCGAGCCACCCCAGCTTGCATCTTCGCCACAATTAACGCCAATAACTGAGATACCGCATCTGGACGGTTCCGTAAGGCTTGATTTAGCTGATAAGATACCGCCATCATTGGCCATAAATCTGCTTTCTTATCAATTCGATTTTTTACCAAAATATCCAACATCAAAATTTTTTGTAATTTCAGCAATCCCCCCAGATTGGGCAGAGGGGCAGAAATATCTAAAAACCGCTCTATGTCCATTTGCCAAACAGGAGTTTCACTACTGGCAACGTGACGGCGAATGGCCGATATTTCCCCAGCTCGCTTTTGCAGATAATCTTGCAGAACCGCCGGAATCTGCACATTGCTAGTGGGTTTTTCTAGCTGACTGTTCAAAAACTTGTCTAATTCTTCTCGGATATTTTCAAACTCCTGCATTTCTCCGCCTGGGGTGGGCGGTTCTTCCCTGCTAGAGACCGCCGGACCGATACCGAGTTTTACCGTAAGTTGATTGAGTTGGCGTGCTGAGTCGTTGATTGCAGTTTTGGGGAACTGGCTAGCAAAGTTTCCCCAATCTTGGGACATTTGTTTTGCCTGTTGGCTAATCCAGAATTGACCCCCCAATAGAACCAGGACTAACAATCCCAATCCCCCACCCATAGAGGTTAAAATTAATTGCCAAATTTTTCGGTTCATAATAGCTAGCGGTGTTTCGGTAATGAATCCGATAATTATAAATCATTCTTCCAGATAGCCGCCATGTCAAATCGGCTGGGGAGCAAAAGGTCAACTTTTGATATGATGAAGGCAACAGCCCGCATCTGGGGAAAAATTGGAGGATTGGCAATGGAGAGAGCCTGGGAAAAAAAGACGATCGGTTGGAAACTACAAGGGAAAAAGGTGGCCCGGAGAGTGCAAAAGGAGGTCAGTGCTTACCGCCGGTTTTTGGCGGAGCGGGGGTTAAACAGCAATGTGGAATTTGACCAGTTACCAGTGACGGATAAGCAATCTTATGCTCTGAGTTATCCTTATGAAGAATTGCTGGGGGGAGACCGGGAAAAATTTTTGGCGATTTTTCGCTCTTCTGGCTCTTCTGGCAACCCTTTTTTCTGGCCAGTTTTGAAGCCCAGCAGCCGGTTGATGCCCTGGTCAACCCGCCTATTTTTGGAGCAATCTTTTGCCATCCATAAGCGCAAAACAATGGTAATTGTAGGGTTGGGTTTGGGTAGCTGGTTGCCGGGGGAGCATTTTTCCTGGGGCATGAAAAATGTGGCGATGCAGGTGAGCTATCCTTTCTGGGTGTTTACTCCCGGCACCAATTTTCAGGAAATTATCGAGATGGTGCAGCGGATGGATAATCTGGTGGAACAGATTATTATTTTAATCACGCCAGCGGCGATACCGCATCTGCGGCTGAAAGCGGTTGAGTTGGGACAAACTCTGCCTTTGGCTAAATTAAGGTATGTACTGTTAGGCGAACCGTTTCCCGAAAGCATCCGCAGTTACTGGCAAACTGAAGCTGGCATTCCCCCAGAAATTGCTTTTATGCTGTCTATGTATGGGAGTAATGATACGGGTGGTTTGGGGGTGGAATCTTTAGGCTCGGTGGCGGTTCGGCAACTATTGGAGCAAAACCCTGCTCTGGCGGAGGAACTGGGAATTACACCGCCAATTCCGCTATTTTTTCACGCGATCGCCTTTGACGCCTTCCTGGAAATTGTTGATGGCAGTCTTTGCATTACCCGCTGGCAAGGCATTCCCCTGGTGCGCTACATGGTCTATGATAAAGTGGCGTTTTATAGTTGGCAAAAACTCAAACAAGCCATCCTCACATCAAAACACTTACCACCAGGGGATAATCCTTGGGTCGATGTGGTGGCAAAAAGTGCCAATTGGCTGCCTAATATCATCGCCGTAACCGGTCGATCGGATAGTTGCCTGATTCTGAATGGCATTACTATTACAGAATATATGCTGGATGAAGCTGTAAGGTGCGCTGAACTGCAACCCATTCTTACCGGCATTTATCGGGCAAGAATTATTTATGAAGAAACTAGACAGCATCTGGCTCTGGATTTGGAACTCAACCCAGATGTCATCATAGATGCTACTACCTCTGACCTAGTTTATCACCATTTAGTAAAATCCTTGGGGAGAGTAGAGCCAGTTTTTTTGGCCACGTGGAAAAATGAATACAGCCATTGGGATAATGACCCGGATAAGCGAGTTTTTAAAATCCGTCTGCTGCCCTGGCCGAGTTTGTCTCAATCTACGGAAACCAGCATCAAACAGAGAGGGATTGTCCGGGAATAGTTGCACCCAAGCATGGCGAAGCTGCTGGAGATTTATCCCCAGCAGTCAGAAAAATTTTTTTGGCAAAACTATTGACAGAAACGTGGGGTTTAGAGTAGGCTAATTAATAGCACCAAAAGCCTACTCTCGTTCTTACCCTTCCACCCGATCGCTGCCCCGACCAGCAGTATCTTTTTCCACACGACCGCTACCGCGAGCGTCATCTGACTTGATGCGACCGCTGCCTCTGGCATCGGGGGTATTTTCTACGCGACCGCTACCGCGAGCATCTTCTGACTTGACGCGACCGCTACCCCGGGAGTCTTCGCTGGTTTCCACGCGACCGCTACCGCGAGCATCTTCTGACTTGACGCGACCGCTACCGCGAGCATCGGGGTGTTTTTCACGACCGCTACCGCGAGCATCTTCTGACTTGACGCGACCGCTACCCCGGGAGTCTTCGCTGGTTTCCACGCGACCGCTACCGCGAGCATCTTCTGACTTGACGCGACCGCTACCGCGAGCATCGGGGGTGTTTTCTACACGACCGCTACCGCGAGCATCTTCTGACTTGACGCGACCGCTACCCCGGGAGTCTTCGCTGGTTTCCACGCGACCGCTACCGCGAGCATCTTCTGACTTGACGCGACCGCTACCGCGAGCATCGGGGGCGTTTTCTACACGACCGCTACCGCGAGCATCTTCTGACTTGACGCGACCGCTACCGCGAGCATCGGGGGCGTTTTCCACCCGACCGCTACCGCGAGGGTCTTGGCTAGTCTCTACTCGACCGCTACCGCGATGTTTGAGATTTGCTACTTGGGACTGAGCGGGAACCGCACCCTGGGATGTTAAGGAATCTTTTTCCGTTTGTACCTGTATGATTGAGGCGGTGGTTGGCGCTGAGGATTCGCTATTGCGAGATGAAATGGCGCGGGCGCTGTTGGCGAAACTGGCGAGGAGCAGACCGGACAAGAGGATGGAAGTGTAGACGCGCATTTTAAACCTACCCGTTCATAACTGCTAACTGATTCGGATTGGTTTTGGCGGCGTCAGAAGTAAAGTCGCCTCTTGGGGTCACTTACCAGACTGTCCCAGGTTTTTGTTTCGCGGTGATGGCTGTAGCTCCCTTGGGGTGGTTGGGGGATGGTAGTCGCTCTTGTAACTGTCTTTGCTTTTGCCGCAAATAGCCCTAAATCTGCTCAATCGCTTGTCCCCCGGTTTTGGAGTCTCCGGTGTCCCCGGTGTCTGCGGTGTCTCTCTTGGTCGGGACTCAGATTGACTCAAATGGCCATTCCACAAGGCAGTTTGTAGGTAAAAACTAAAAGAAACCTTACATCAGAGGGTGATAAGGGAACTTAGCTTTATTCTGAAAGCAAGTAAACTAAAGCTGATTAACGTCTGGGGGGATTTCTGAATTATGGCCCGTTTAGCTCTGGTGAGTACGTCTGATAAAACGGGGTTAGTCGAGTTCGCCCGCCACCTCGTAGAAGATTTCGGATTTGACCTGATTAGCAGTGGTGGTACTGCTAAAACCCTGTCCGAGAATGGGTTACCGGTAATGAAAGTGTCTGATTACACCGGTTTTCCTGAGATTTTGGGGGGGAGGGTGAAAACTCTGCATCCGCGCATTCATGGTGGGATTTTGGGGCGGCGAGACTTTCCCTCAGACGTGGCAGAAATGGAAACTAACCATATCCGCCCCATAGATTTGGTGGTGGTCAACCTTTACCCGTTCCAGGAGACGATCGCCAAACCGGGAGTGACGATGGCGGAGGCGATCGAAAATATCGATATTGGCGGACCGGCGATGCTGCGAGCTGCAGCCAAAAACCACCTGCACCTAACGGTTTTATGCAAACCGTCTCAGTATGAACCGTATTTGCAGCAGTTACAAGAACAGGGGGGGGAAGTATCCCTGGCATTCCGCCAAGCCTGTGCCCGGGAGGCATTCTGGCATACGGCGACTTACGATGAGGCGATCGCTGCCTACCTAGGCAGCCAACCCCTGGTGGGCTCTGTGGAAGAAACCCCCTTGCCACCCCAATTTACCCTGGTGGGCAAGCAAGTGCAGCCGATGCGGTACGGTGAAAACCCGCACCAGAAAGCGGCGTGGTATCAAACCGGACAAACTTCTACCGGTTGGGCCGCCGCTACCAAAGTCCAGGGTAAAGAACTGAGCTACAACAACTTGGTGGACTTGGAAGCCGCCCGCCGCCTGATTTCCGAGTTTCCCAGTTCCGGTGAAGCCGCAGCGGCGATTTTAAAACACAACAACCCTTGCGGCGTGGCTTTGGCAAAAACGCCCGTAGAAGCATATAAAAAAGCCCTCGCCTCGGACCCGGTATCGGCTTTTGGGGTATTGTGGCTCTCAACTGCCCGATCGATGCGGATACCGCCGGGGAGCTGACCCAGATATTTTTGGAATGTGTGGTGGCTCCCGCTTGTACTCCCGAGGCGGCGGAAATTCTCCAAAGCAAATCTCGGGTGCGGGTTTTGACTCTGGCTTCGCTGACGGATGAGCCGCAGCAAACTATCAAAGCGATCGCTGGTGGTTTCTTGCTCCAAGAAGGCGATCGGGCAATGGAACAGCCCCAACATTGGAAAGTGGTAACGGAAAAACAACCCACTCCCGACCAACTCGAAGAGCTGTTCTTCGCCTGGAAAGTGGTTAAACACGTGAAATCTAATGCTATCGTCGTCACTCGCGATCGAGCCACCGCTGGCGTGGGAGCCGGTCAAATGAACCGGGTGGGGTCAGCAAAAATCGCCTTAGAACAAGCGGGAGATAAAGCGGTAGGAGCAGTCCTCTCTAGCGATGCCTTTTTCCCCTTTGGCGACTCAGTACGCCTCGCCGCTGAGAAAGGGATCGTGGCGATCGTCCAACCAGGAGGCAGTCTGCGCGACCAAGAGTCGATCGACGCTGCCAACGAACTGGGCATCGTGATGATGTTTACTGGTATCCGCCACTTCTTGCACTAAATTTTTTTCCGTAGGGCTGGCATTGCCCACCCTACGGGACTATCCTCTAACGTTATCCTCTGGGTAAAATTGTCCATATTGCCATCCAGAGGAAATCAATGAGCGCGCAATGGGACAATTTTCTGAAAAATCTGGGGGTATGGGAGGGCTCGTTCACTCAAATATCCCCACAGGGAGAAATCTTGGGCTCTACTCCCAGTATCCTCACCCTAGAAGGTTTGGACGATAACCAGCGGGTGCGATTTCATATCCGCCGCTTCCAAACCAACTCTAATGGAGAAACCACCGAGCAGGCGCACACCCAGGAATTTCAGTCTCTGGGGCGTCACGCCTTATTTTTTGATAACGGCGCTTTTTCTAAAGGCAATATGCAATTAGCTCCGTTTTCTGAGTTTGTCTCTGAATTTGGGTTCGTGGAGGGAGACAGACGGTTGCGGTTCGTACAGCAATTCAACAAAGAAAACCAATTTACCAGCCTCACCCTAATTCGGGAAACTCGGGCTGATTCTGGTGCCGTGGAAAGCCCCCCCCTAACCCTAGCGCAACTTCTGGGCAAGTGGGAAGGAACTGCCTGCACTATGTACCCGGACTGGCGAAGAGCAGATATTTATCCCACCACCTTAGAAATTAAAGATATCGGCGGCGGATATATAGAACAAAATTTGAGTTTTGCGGGTAAAATCATCAATTCCAAAGGACGGGTAGATGGTAATACCCTGCACTTTGACCAAGGCTCTCACCTAGTGCAAGTCTTGCTGCTCCCTGGTGGCGGTTCCGCTACCCAACCGCCACAACTGCCCTTGCGCCAAGCGTTTTTCTTTGAAGTGGGTTGGTTGGTGCAACCGGGATGGCGTCAGCGCTTAATTCGCAGTTACTCTGACAAAGGGGAATGGCTTAGCTCCACTTTGGTTAACGAGCGGTTGGTGTCTGAGGGGTAGTGAGTGAGGGAATTACAATAAGGAACATCGCCGCCCCAAGGCTTGCGCCAGTAGCTCTTGATATTCTTTGTTTTTGACGATGTAGGCCCCGAAGCGCTCTAGGTGGGGGTTGGTCATTTGGGCATCGAAGAGGAGAAACTGGCGATCGCGCAGCCTTTCTACCAACTTCACCATCGCCACTTTAGAACCATCGGGAATGCGGTAAAACATTGATTCGC contains:
- a CDS encoding O-antigen ligase, whose translation is MYLHPLIRTGIRLSLAFEQLFAVLAIVIFSGAFELQFTGAVRDLSYYAIYGASAFFIFAHWKKCARGLFLGGKFPLILVLIAVVSFFWSIEPPTTQKFARELVGTTIFAFYFGTRYTYKEQLRLLGIAFGITGFFCVIYGFGVRNYGVMSGIHGGAWRGIYRHKNAMATNVVIATAVFWVLAHSDIKKRWLAWLGFFLSVFLVFQTKSGGGRVGFLTVMMMVPILQGLRFRYGMMMYFLIVTVLSGGVAGTLFVDNLDAFFEALDKSPDLSGRVPLWKLMFPLMAEKPWLGYGFKSFWISWRGPSAVIWRNVNWRPLYGHNGFIDLAAELGLLGLGIFLIGFFLTIKRGVSWIHYTKTAESLWPMMFVTILILNNVSETRLLVGNTLPWVLYVSISLWPQVQYADVGRNTEPPLLPEDNLEEEPAPSIRPGGGRTINRYN
- a CDS encoding glycosyltransferase family 4 protein; the protein is MMKVLLVNTTDIEGGAARAAFRLHQGLLGMQVDSKLLVQRKLSDDPRVIEPVKKLEQEVAKLRQTLDRLPMQVYPGRTKEAYSLGWLPDRVATKVQQLNPDVVNLHWVGEGFVNIATLQKLHQPIVWTFHDMWGFTGGCHYALECDRYETSCGACPQLQSSKPGDLSHWVWQRKRKAWENLNLTIVTPSKWLAKCTRESALFAKTRVEVIPNGIDVQKYRPLDRHTARSLLELPQDKQLVLFGAMRATTHKRKGFEPLQAALLQLSKSGWQDKIELVVFGASHGRLSEELGFKCHYLGKLGDELSLVLAYSAADVFVLPSLQDNLPNTIMESLACGTPCVAFDIGGMPDMIEHEQNGYLAAAYNIDDLAQGIAWVLENGSRHQKLSQRAREKVETEFTLEIQARRYLSVYGEMVSSGNSSLGK
- a CDS encoding LD-carboxypeptidase → MAKISRRQFGEILGMTILASQLPKIAAANSPTVLKPRRLQLGDTVGLISPASPVDREDVADAVAVMNQLGLKAKLGAHILDEYGYLAGRDENRATDVNNMFRDPTVKAIITMRGGWGCNRILPLLDYNLIRQNPKIIIGFSDITSLLLAIYAQTGMVTFHGPVGISSWNSFSVNYFQRLLFAGESVTLRNPPTLRVQTITSGKSMGRLLGGNLSVIASMLGSNYLPDWGQTILFIEEIEENIYSVDRLLTQLKIAGILDKLAGFIFAECTDCTAGEGDEPSLTLNQVLQDMIKPLGIPAWYGSAIGHIRDKFTVPLGVEAEIDARVGTIRLLESAVI
- a CDS encoding DNA adenine methylase — encoded protein: MQQLSLFESHQYSSNTAVPLRSPFRYPGGKTWLVPRIRSWLASQEVPPMEFIEPFAGGGIVSLTVAFEQLAHHVTIAELDADVAAVWLTMLSPEAEWLANQIAAFDFSPDTVNYILSQRNISTKEKAFQTILKNRINRGGILAPGAGKIKLGEHGMGLKSRWYPETLKKRILDIMSIRQKISFIPGDGMEVLLHNVSRTDAVFFIDPPYSDAGKKAGKRLYKHWEINHEQIFDIASRLKGNFLMTYDNTEEVRQRAHRYGFAVEAVAMKNAHHAPMTELLIKNNA
- a CDS encoding DUF3598 family protein, coding for MSAQWDNFLKNLGVWEGSFTQISPQGEILGSTPSILTLEGLDDNQRVRFHIRRFQTNSNGETTEQAHTQEFQSLGRHALFFDNGAFSKGNMQLAPFSEFVSEFGFVEGDRRLRFVQQFNKENQFTSLTLIRETRADSGAVESPPLTLAQLLGKWEGTACTMYPDWRRADIYPTTLEIKDIGGGYIEQNLSFAGKIINSKGRVDGNTLHFDQGSHLVQVLLLPGGGSATQPPQLPLRQAFFFEVGWLVQPGWRQRLIRSYSDKGEWLSSTLVNERLVSEG